A segment of the Arachis hypogaea cultivar Tifrunner chromosome 5, arahy.Tifrunner.gnm2.J5K5, whole genome shotgun sequence genome:
GTTAGCTTGTGGCTCTTCTATGATTTGTGGGGAATTTTCTGGCAACTCTGAAATAGGTGGAGGAAACAGTAGTGACATTAATAATAATCGTTGATACTAGTATTAATAAGAGGGAGAAGTGAAGAGCAAAAGCAACCACTTAAGAAGCATAATGGTTCAGGACTTGGAAAGCATGCACCTTTCTTTTATGTGTTATATAAAATAAAGTGCAGTAGCGAAAAGAACATATAATAGTTTCCTTTTTCTCAAATCCACTCCCCTTTCCCTTAAAAAACAAAGCTTTTCTCTTTTTAGCTTTTGGATCTTTTGAGTTTCTTCGTCCACAATTGCATAGTTTAGATCTCACAGTACCGAAGAACACAAATTTTTATTATACTTAATTAGCTCTCCGAATCTCTTGCCACTGAACTTCGGTGTTACGAATAACAAACAAATTGAAAAACCAcagatgaaaacaaagaaagataacccaaaaaaaaaaaaactaagttcCAAGATCAGATAGAGATAGAAAACAAAGTCAACAAAAACAGAGTTCttatttgttttctagttttaacCACATCATACCCGACAAAATAAGCcgaaaatttgtttaaaaaaaattaaaaatcaacccTTTTTCCAGAGTCGGATATGATCTACCTGGATTATGAGTCTGCAAAACCAGTGGCACAACAACAGTGtttggctgggtggtggtggtggtggtagtagtaGTAGTGGCCGGCAGTGGCGGAGCTTCCGGCTGAACCGGAGGAGGCGGCGGTGGTGGAGCAGGAGCAGGAGTAGTAGCAGGAGGTGGAGGTGTCGGCTGAGGCGACGAAGATTCAGCGTTAACAGCCTTAGAATCTGATTCAGAACTAACCTTAACACCAATCTGAGACTGAGTAGTTTGTGAATGAGTCTGAGATCTCGCACTTTCCTCCGCCAACGCATCACAAAAAGCCCTATGCGTGATGAAGCTATCCCtccttcaaaaacataaaaaacgaaaACTTTTAAAAACCCCAAATCCCTAAAAAGAAAAGATTAGACACCATCGTTGAAAAACAAGAGAGAAACCTTGAGAACAAAGTGCCACAATCGCATTTGTACTCTCTAGTGCCGCAAATCTTAGAGTGAGCCTTCCAATCTGATTGAACAGCGTATTTCTTAGAGCACTTGTCGCATTTCCACTTCTTCTCCCCGTGCTTTCTGCAGAAGTGCTTCTTGATTCCGGTGAGATCCCCGAGCGCGCGTGAAGGATCGTGGTGAACGCACGTTGGCTCGGGGCACACATACACCCTCTTCTTCACCTCCTTGCTCGACCTCTGCCTCAGCTTCCATGGAAGGTTGTGACCCCTTCGATGGAGCTGAAGGTTCTGATCCCTCTGGAAACCCTTGTTGCAGATTTCGCACACGAATCTGTTCGTCGCCAATAGGGTCTTCGGAGACAGAGCAATCACCTCTGCATCTGGATCTGTAAAAGTGAAAGGTTATACATAtattttaaggaaaaaaattataataaaatcagaagaaggaagaagacaaagatgaagtttttttttttttcaatttttgtttgtaCCTGGCATTCCTGGAAGATTACGCTTTTTCTTGGTGGCTGATTTTGAAGGTACTGTCTGATTGCCAGAGGAAGAAACACTAGCTTCCCCTGAAGCTGTTGAAACATTGTCTAAATCAACCGGCATGGCAAAATATTCTTCTTTACAAATCTCAGGGCATTTACCCCTCTCTATAAAAATTTCAAAGCTACGTTTTTTCTCTCTTCTGAGctataaagttttaatttttttttccctttcccCTCTTTCTCTCTGTTTGTTCTTgttctagggttttcttttttgtttcccCTGCTCTGTAAGCTTCTCCCACTTTCCCCCCTCTCTCTTTCTATCTATATCTACCAGTCAACCtttgatttgtttttcttctttctacctcttttttttttttctgaattttcGCACCACCTACCAGCTCTGATGATGGGGTCTCTGACCAAAATTCACGTTATCCAAAGAGCTCAAATGATTAAACCCAATAGTGGCACCTTAAACAACTCTGCCTGAAGccataaaaagagagaaaaaaggaaggAAAACCCTCTTAACCGGAAATCACTCTGATCGAAAATTGGACAAAGAGAGTGTCCTAATAAGGTGGCGGCGCCCCCAATGAGAAAGAAAAGCAGAACCCCCTCAATATCTCTCTCCCCTTCTCTTGTTTGTTCCTAAAGTttgtaactttttattttgtttgagctGAGTTAAATGAAAAAGTCTGAGGGGAGGGGCAGCTATAATTATAATTGGATAATTAGATTAGTGTAGTAGTTATAGTAACTGATTACTGATGAGATTGATTGATTAGTGGAATTCATTAAGCATGGTTGTTGTGTGTGAGAGCGTGGTTAATGAAACGAGactcatttattattattggGCTGGGTCGTagaaaaattgagagagagagagagaatgaatgAGGGTAAGAAAAATCTTTTCTTGGTGTCCAAGTTCGTATCCTCTTCCACTTTGAATGAATTTGCAAATTGGGAACACAGCACAGTCTCGTTGGAAGTGTGTTTACTCTAATGTTTGTCGTTTTGTGATTTGTTTGGACCCTTATTTCTGTACAAACCGACAGGGACACACCATTTCACAGGTACACTATAATCAGTTTTATATAAATggtaataaaaacaaacaaactaaTATAATGTAATCGAATTAATGGATTAAAAAAACCGTGAAagcaaaatcaattttcaaagatTGTACAAAGTCAGAGAACTTTAGTCTATAAAATTGAACGGGAACTTTTCACTGTTTTGGACCACTAAGAAATTGCCACGTACCCTTGGTTCCTGTGCATTACACCATTCATCACTGTAATTTCTTTTCTGCACAAGTTAAAATTTCGATATAATTTTGACCTTATAGAGTGATAATAGAAACGTAACAAGGTTAACAAAGACGTGCCTAAATGTTTCTCAGTGGGTCAAAGATGTGTGTTAATAGCACATGGGTTTCTGATGGTAgcttattattgaattattattcCCCCTTTCCCTATTTTCTCTGTGTAGGTCTATAACTTTGGCAAAATGTTCACACTTCACCCTAACGATTTACAATGAGCAGGTTCCTTATCGCCAAGAGGAAAGGGTAGCTGGCCACCACATAATACAAGAATATATTATTCTATTGTGTTTAGGGCACGAGCATGACTTTTATCAATATTCATGAATCCATTAGCCACCGTTGACATTATCATCATTATTTActatttctaatttaatttctttggCATCATTCAGATTATATGATGAACCATATTTAGAAGAATTTAATACAGAgaatctcttttcttttttatttctttttttttttgtacctATCTAATCAATCATGCCCCTTTTTCTACTATAGTTTATACTACTACTACTACGTTGCATGTTTACCTACGGGGAAAGCCACTTGCCGTCCGAGTTtgaataatataatgataattatgtaatttaataacataattattatataattatcgtTATATTATGGCTATACTAGAGATGAAATGCGATTGTTTTTTCATTAGCGTATCGAAAAATAAGGAGAAGATGTGGGCTAATTTTTTTTGAtatgagactaagtttggtgtaatGCTAGGTTATGGAATTTGGGAGAGTTTTACATCGTTGTGACGGCGTTCAGGTGAAGGGAAGAAATCGGACGGTTCGATTTATTGCAGTTGAAAGggaacacaaatcggaccgtccgatttgtggttTATGGAAGGCAGTGCATGGAAATTGGACCCACCGATTTCATGCtttacattcaaatttttttggGTCCAAAGAAATCGGACCAAGCGATTTCTTTACAAGTCATAAAATCGGACCCAACGATTTCCAAACCATCACACTTGCGTAAAGCACCATGTACTCTCATACTCATGTGATACTCCATCTTCTTtccaatatgaaaaataaaaaagtggaaGATGTGTACGAACAAATATCCAGTAACAAGTAGAAGAAAAAAGATTGAATAGAAAAATTTCCGAATATTTAGCATTTTAGATGTGTCGATATCAATAGTGATTcattattttgatgaaaaatttttTCGGACGGAAGAAAATTATTAAACACTTGTTCGAAATCTCACTTATCAGATTTTATTGTGTCTTCCACAATGGAATCTGAAGAATTCGTCATGATATATCTGATTCATGCATAATATCATGAAAAATGGATACAAATTTTTTACTGCTACTTAGTATCGACAATAGGTCTGAAAAagtatctaaaaatattaaatttagatatttgTATCCTGTCGAAGTAAAGAACTATGATATATATGTTTGGAATAGATTTTATTTGAAGAGAGTTAAAAGAGTATTATCTGATTAAAAGGTTCTATACATTTGCCCTTTCTCAAGGCATTTTTTTTATAAGGactccattttttcttcttttcggaTAGTAAA
Coding sequences within it:
- the LOC112800676 gene encoding zinc finger protein GAI-ASSOCIATED FACTOR 1 isoform X2, yielding MPVDLDNVSTASGEASVSSSGNQTVPSKSATKKKRNLPGMPDPDAEVIALSPKTLLATNRFVCEICNKGFQRDQNLQLHRRGHNLPWKLRQRSSKEVKKRVYVCPEPTCVHHDPSRALGDLTGIKKHFCRKHGEKKWKCDKCSKKYAVQSDWKAHSKICGTREYKCDCGTLFSRRDSFITHRAFCDALAEESARSQTHSQTTQSQIGVKVSSESDSKAVNAESSSPQPTPPPPATTPAPAPPPPPPPVQPEAPPLPATTTTTTTTTTQPNTVVVPLVLQTHNPELPENSPQIIEEPQANTALNGSCSSSTSSTSNGGTSSSVFASLFASSTASGGQERRQYAPPPQPTMSATALLQKAAQMGAAATNASLLRGLGIVSSSASSSPAQQDGLQWGQQPAEPESASVPAGLGLGLSFDSGSGLKELMMGTPSMFGPKHTTLDFLGLGMAAGGTPGGGLSALITSIGGGLDVSAAAAASFGNGEFSGKDIGRST
- the LOC112800676 gene encoding zinc finger protein ENHYDROUS isoform X1, with translation MPVDLDNVSTASGEASVSSSGNQTVPSKSATKKKRNLPGMPDPDAEVIALSPKTLLATNRFVCEICNKGFQRDQNLQLHRRGHNLPWKLRQRSSKEVKKRVYVCPEPTCVHHDPSRALGDLTGIKKHFCRKHGEKKWKCDKCSKKYAVQSDWKAHSKICGTREYKCDCGTLFSRRDSFITHRAFCDALAEESARSQTHSQTTQSQIGVKVSSESDSKAVNAESSSPQPTPPPPATTPAPAPPPPPPPVQPEAPPLPATTTTTTTTTTQPNTVVVPLVLQTHNPELPENSPQIIEEPQANTALNGSCSSSTSSTSNGGTSSSVFASLFASSTASGNLQSQTPPAFTDLVRAMGPPDHPTDLPGPSSSEPISLCLATNHGSSIFGTGGQERRQYAPPPQPTMSATALLQKAAQMGAAATNASLLRGLGIVSSSASSSPAQQDGLQWGQQPAEPESASVPAGLGLGLSFDSGSGLKELMMGTPSMFGPKHTTLDFLGLGMAAGGTPGGGLSALITSIGGGLDVSAAAAASFGNGEFSGKDIGRST